The window ACTGAACCAGTAGATGGCAGCAAAAGAAGGCTGCTTGTACCACCTGTCCTTGTTTATGATATTGCTGGTGTTCTTTATTGTAGATGTTAGGCTGGTTCCAGTTATTCTCCAGTCATTTTCCGTGGTAGGCCAAATCTGTAGGCTACGTGATCACAAATGCAAAAGCAAACAAACGATTGGGACCATACTTacttaatgtaaatgtaaacaaactCGCATTGATAAAATAGATTCATACTATGACCATAATTAGGGGTAAATTGGGTCTGCTATGTACTTCTGACTGTTTTTTGTGTGGCTTTTCAGTCCTGAAAAGATAGGGCCTAGTCAATTAGTAAATGAACAGATAAGTAATACTATTTTTATATGTGAGGCCGTTCTAATGTATATCACTGTGAAATTGAACATCTTTGGGTTTCAGACTGTTgtgcagacaaaacaaacatcatgTCATCTGTATTTTCGATTTTTTTTAGACTAAACAAATAATCCATTAATCAGAACAATAATCGACAACATAATTGATAATTGTACACATACTGTCTGTTTGGCTAGAAACTTGGCTTTGAATCATCTAGTGCATAATGATACATAACATAACACTCAGAATCAGAAACTTTCATACCGAAACAATTGCACTCGGCACAGCTATTCACCATGTCTTGACAGAGTagttatgtaaatgtgtttcattTCTGTTTACAGTCTTTGTCAGCAATTTAAAAGGTGACATCTTGCTGTTTTGAGCACATAACCTGCACCATGGGGAAGCGATACTACTGTGACTACTGTGACCGGTCCTTTCAGGACAATATGCATAACAGGAAAAAACATCTGAATGGTGTTCAGCATCACAGAGCTAAAAAGGCCTGGTATGACTCTTTTAGAGGTGAGACTTGCATTTGGTCCTTGGACCTTTGAGATGTGGTTGCAATGAAAATCAAATGACATGCTATGTTTTCACTATATATGATGTttagtgtatatgtatatgtgtttgttttagacAGTGATCCTATACAATTCCTATTACAATTTACTGTTTAAAATGCTAAGTCTTAAACCTATTTATGAGATTATGAGAATTAAGCACGCTTACATTTCATTATGCCATTTTGGCTGCCCAACTGTTTACTTTATGATGGAAGATTATACAAACAAGTGAAACAACCATAGACAAcactataattttttttacagacttttcAGCCATTCTGTGTGATGAGCAAACAAAGAAACCCTGCAGGAAGTTTCTCCAAAAAGGTAACAACAGTTTAACCATAGATTTTTTTAACTAACCAGGAAATTCTATTAAGTACCttgttataataaataaaaaaattccctggctttttcttcttcttttttaggaATTTGTGATTTTGGCCCTAACTGCAGGTTTTCTCACATGTCTGAAGAGGAACTGTTTAACTTAAAACGACAGGTGGAAGGTAAGCTGTAACCAAAGGATAGTGCTGTGTCTACCACATGATTGAGcactttttaaattaataaatcacAGTCGCCCAAAGCAATATTCCACACATTTAAGACACATGTAATTTGCAAATATAAATAGTATTATCTAAAAGATTCTTTAATAATAAGGTGAACATTCAACATTGCACTCACAGTTGTCACACATGATCAACACAGTCCAGATTGTTAATAGCTCAAATGTAATGCTGCAGAAGGTgggtttaaaacaaaaatgtacttaCTAAAAAGGCAAGCACACCGGTTAGCCCTTTCTCATAAATTCCCCTAAAAAATatactattaataataataataataatagtttacAAGTACAAATTGTCAAGTGCATTTTGCCCAGATGACTGTGTACATAAGTGTGATATGTTGACAGGAGTAAGATGTTATTTCTTTCAGATGAAAGACAGCGCAGAGAGGACTCTGTAGACAGAATGATACCTGGGCGAAGTATAGAAGAGTGGCTCTCCAGAAGGGAAAAAAAGCGAACTGCCCTCAATATCGAAGGGTATGcactttaatttttgttttaacaCCTATTCATAcgtggttagcattgctaatgGTTATTCCT is drawn from Sander vitreus isolate 19-12246 chromosome 16, sanVit1, whole genome shotgun sequence and contains these coding sequences:
- the zmat5 gene encoding zinc finger matrin-type protein 5; this translates as MGKRYYCDYCDRSFQDNMHNRKKHLNGVQHHRAKKAWYDSFRDFSAILCDEQTKKPCRKFLQKGICDFGPNCRFSHMSEEELFNLKRQVEDERQRREDSVDRMIPGRSIEEWLSRREKKRTALNIEGDSKDKQDSEEGQEESDIPQQLLSIPDLPPSLLPPPPGGWKVKVNTEWG